A genomic stretch from Betaproteobacteria bacterium includes:
- a CDS encoding universal stress protein — MAGATPYKFLLAVDGSTHANRAVEYLARRAAGLRPCEVHLVYVLTPRIAALLTSPQQDLLLQAGAETAGARRVLDAAGIAYRFHSELGNPAASIVDLIRSLACDEVVVGSRGMSALDSLALGSVASNIVHLSPVPITVVPNPFATSELQLGDGEGIHRVLLPVDGSQPAARAVEYVCALRDARIPVEVRLLNVQIPIASGNVRRFVSQETIDAYCRAEGQDALGAAKKALQAAGLVFNEDIQIGHAGEIIVREALHRGCTRIVMGTRGLGALANVIVGSTALQVMHRSELPVTLVK, encoded by the coding sequence ATGGCGGGCGCAACCCCATATAAATTTCTGCTGGCAGTCGACGGTTCCACCCACGCGAATCGCGCCGTCGAATATCTGGCGCGGCGCGCCGCAGGCCTGAGACCGTGCGAAGTCCATCTTGTCTATGTGCTGACACCGCGCATCGCGGCCTTGCTCACGTCCCCGCAACAGGATCTGCTGCTCCAGGCAGGCGCGGAGACCGCCGGGGCGCGCCGGGTGCTCGATGCGGCCGGCATCGCCTACCGGTTCCATAGTGAACTGGGCAATCCGGCAGCCAGCATAGTCGACTTGATCCGGTCCCTGGCCTGCGACGAGGTGGTGGTGGGCAGCCGCGGCATGAGCGCGCTGGACAGTCTTGCGCTCGGATCCGTGGCCTCCAATATCGTGCATCTGTCTCCTGTGCCGATCACGGTCGTTCCCAATCCCTTCGCCACGTCCGAACTCCAACTTGGCGACGGAGAAGGGATCCATCGAGTCCTGCTGCCGGTCGACGGCTCGCAACCAGCCGCCAGAGCGGTCGAGTACGTGTGCGCGCTGCGGGATGCGCGCATTCCCGTCGAGGTGCGGCTGCTCAATGTCCAGATTCCGATCGCCTCGGGAAATGTACGGCGCTTCGTTTCCCAGGAGACGATCGACGCATACTGTCGCGCAGAAGGCCAGGACGCGCTGGGCGCCGCGAAAAAAGCGTTGCAGGCGGCGGGCTTGGTCTTCAACGAGGACATTCAGATCGGGCACGCGGGGGAGATCATTGTTAGGGAGGCGTTGCACCGGGGATGCACGCGGATCGTGATGGGAACGCGCGGCCTGGGTGCCCTGGCAAATGTCATCGTGGGCTCCACTGCGTTGCAGGTCATGCATCGGTCGGAACTCCCCGTCACTCTGGTGAAGTGA
- a CDS encoding PAS domain S-box protein: protein MTGFAWAQQASASAAIPGNAPIWWFGCAIVALGVALVVAARSARLLDDKARFEAIVQSAMDAIITVDSGKRIVLFNDAAEQMFGCSRSEAIGEPLDRFIPERFRAAHSAHVERFARTGNTSRRMGLQSALWALRADGAEFPIEASISLAKAGGQKLLTVIIRDITERMTAAHELERAREQVRAGELRLNAIVQSAMDAIITVDSDQHIVLFNAAAEKMFGCGVAEATGGSLDRFIPQRMRASHRAHVDHFSRTGETSRRMGVRSILLALRADGTEFPIEASISQAVVGDQKLLTVILHDITERTRAEEEIRRANDELHELSLAMIEVRETERTRIARELHDELGQVLTALKMDVELFSGKIPQDRADLAEHVASMNRLLDSTVATTRRISSDLRPLVLDDLGLGAAAEWLIESLAQRAGIAFELKIDPSCADLGEPHASTLFRVMQESLTNVARHARATRVAVRLMRAGGDAVLTIADNGVGMKSDARAKPGSFGLRGIRERILLLGGVLSIVSEPSGGTTVSARLPMPITASRENA, encoded by the coding sequence ATGACCGGGTTCGCCTGGGCCCAGCAGGCATCGGCTTCGGCGGCCATCCCGGGGAATGCACCGATCTGGTGGTTTGGCTGCGCGATCGTCGCGCTCGGCGTAGCGTTGGTCGTTGCGGCGCGCTCTGCGCGTTTGCTCGACGACAAGGCCCGGTTCGAGGCCATTGTCCAGTCGGCGATGGACGCAATCATTACCGTCGATTCCGGGAAGCGCATCGTCCTGTTCAACGATGCCGCGGAACAAATGTTCGGCTGCAGCAGATCCGAAGCCATCGGCGAGCCGCTCGACCGTTTCATTCCCGAGCGGTTCCGCGCCGCGCACAGCGCCCACGTCGAGCGCTTCGCGCGCACCGGCAATACGTCACGGCGCATGGGCCTGCAGTCCGCATTGTGGGCACTGCGTGCCGACGGCGCCGAGTTTCCAATCGAAGCATCGATTTCGCTGGCCAAGGCCGGCGGCCAGAAGCTGCTCACGGTGATCATCCGCGACATTACCGAACGCATGACCGCCGCGCACGAACTTGAACGGGCGCGCGAGCAGGTAAGGGCGGGCGAGCTGCGACTCAATGCAATCGTGCAGTCGGCGATGGATGCGATCATTACCGTCGATTCCGATCAGCATATCGTGCTGTTCAACGCTGCGGCCGAGAAGATGTTCGGTTGCGGCGTTGCCGAGGCAACGGGGGGGTCGCTCGATCGATTCATTCCGCAACGCATGCGTGCAAGTCACCGTGCGCACGTCGATCACTTCTCCCGCACCGGAGAAACATCCAGGCGCATGGGCGTCCGGTCGATACTGCTGGCATTGCGGGCCGATGGGACGGAATTTCCGATCGAGGCATCGATCTCCCAGGCGGTCGTCGGCGACCAGAAGCTGCTCACGGTGATCCTGCACGACATTACGGAGCGCACCCGGGCGGAGGAGGAAATCCGGCGTGCAAACGACGAACTCCACGAACTCTCGCTGGCAATGATCGAGGTACGCGAAACCGAGCGTACCCGGATCGCCCGCGAACTGCACGATGAACTCGGACAGGTCCTGACCGCGCTCAAGATGGACGTGGAGCTGTTCAGCGGAAAAATCCCCCAAGACCGTGCCGATCTCGCGGAACATGTGGCTTCCATGAATAGGCTGCTCGATTCGACGGTTGCCACCACGCGTAGGATTTCGAGCGATTTGCGCCCGCTCGTGCTCGACGATCTGGGTCTTGGCGCGGCGGCGGAGTGGTTGATCGAAAGCCTGGCCCAGCGCGCGGGCATTGCCTTCGAACTGAAAATCGATCCGTCCTGCGCCGATCTCGGCGAACCGCATGCGTCGACGCTGTTTCGGGTCATGCAGGAATCGCTGACCAACGTCGCGCGCCATGCGCGGGCGACCCGCGTCGCAGTGCGGCTGATGCGCGCAGGCGGCGATGCGGTGCTCACCATCGCCGACAATGGCGTCGGAATGAAATCCGATGCACGCGCGAAACCCGGTTCGTTCGGTTTGCGGGGCATACGAGAGCGCATATTGCTTCTCGGCGGGGTGTTGAGCATCGTTAGCGAACCCTCCGGGGGTACCACCGTGTCGGCCCGCCTGCCGATGCCGATCACGGCCAGCCGGGAGAATGCATGA
- a CDS encoding helix-turn-helix domain-containing protein: MYDSEFVSTESTNGTATPLVSPHAAVPHNRSMVSLSEVAAMLGVPIDVPTGMTDVEFPVRRLQPGETLCRAGDEFDALYVVRSGFLKTVSFDGTGNEQVLAFPMRGDAIGLDGFDQGHYTADAIALESCHVIIVPFARIAGLAHRIPGIERLIYSIFNRELVHRQNMVRLLGMLNAEARVAAFLLDLSERFGRLGCSKSSFVLRMTRQELGSYLGIKLETVSRALSAFAASGVMDVSRREMVLNDVEGLRRKLESPAAKDLARRTRHEGAVGSMSSSARVASRAVSWSPMAA, from the coding sequence ATGTACGACTCGGAATTTGTTAGCACCGAATCGACCAACGGGACCGCAACCCCGCTTGTTTCCCCGCACGCGGCCGTGCCTCACAACCGGTCGATGGTCAGCCTCTCGGAAGTGGCGGCCATGCTCGGCGTCCCGATCGACGTTCCCACAGGCATGACCGACGTCGAATTCCCAGTCCGGCGTCTTCAGCCGGGCGAGACGCTTTGCCGGGCCGGGGACGAATTCGACGCCTTGTATGTCGTGCGATCCGGGTTCCTCAAGACAGTCAGTTTCGACGGGACCGGCAACGAGCAGGTGCTGGCCTTCCCGATGCGCGGAGACGCCATCGGTCTCGACGGCTTCGACCAGGGGCACTACACAGCGGATGCAATCGCGCTGGAGTCCTGTCACGTCATCATCGTGCCCTTCGCGCGCATTGCCGGGCTTGCACACCGTATCCCCGGTATCGAGCGCCTCATCTACTCCATCTTCAACCGCGAGCTGGTGCACAGGCAGAACATGGTCCGGCTGCTGGGGATGCTCAACGCGGAAGCACGCGTCGCCGCCTTCCTGCTCGACCTGTCGGAGCGCTTCGGACGCCTGGGTTGCTCGAAGTCCTCTTTCGTCCTGCGCATGACGCGCCAGGAACTGGGCAGCTATCTCGGCATAAAACTCGAGACGGTCAGCCGGGCGCTGTCGGCGTTCGCCGCTTCGGGCGTGATGGATGTCAGTCGCCGCGAGATGGTGTTGAACGACGTGGAAGGGCTGCGGCGCAAGCTTGAATCGCCGGCCGCCAAGGATCTTGCGCGCCGCACCCGCCATGAGGGGGCGGTCGGCTCGATGTCTTCGTCTGCGCGGGTTGCGTCGCGGGCGGTGTCCTGGTCGCCGATGGCCGCCTGA
- a CDS encoding response regulator: protein MNIFVVEGSPEIRKRLVSMVRRVAGINVIGEADAVSEAIDDILRGPADTLLLGLRPIAGVDLDGLARLKQSRPQLRVIVLTNFATPQYRQASLSAGAEFCLDKSQEFGLVPGILRRWLDAAGDRPVA, encoded by the coding sequence ATGAATATCTTCGTGGTGGAAGGCTCACCCGAAATCAGAAAGCGGCTCGTTTCGATGGTTCGGAGGGTTGCCGGCATCAACGTGATCGGGGAGGCGGATGCGGTGAGCGAAGCAATCGACGACATACTGCGCGGCCCCGCGGACACGCTGCTGCTAGGTCTGCGGCCCATCGCGGGTGTCGATCTCGATGGCCTGGCTCGCCTGAAACAGTCCCGCCCGCAACTGCGCGTGATCGTGCTCACCAACTTCGCTACCCCGCAATACCGCCAAGCAAGCCTTTCGGCCGGTGCGGAATTCTGTCTCGACAAATCCCAGGAATTCGGCCTTGTTCCCGGAATCCTGCGCAGGTGGCTCGATGCGGCCGGAGATCGACCGGTCGCTTGA
- a CDS encoding response regulator transcription factor, translated as MTTRILVADDHAIVREGLRRILAADPTFVVMGEASDGNEVMAAVRAGGFEVLLLDLSMPGRSGIELLKRVKEERPELSVLVLSMHAEQQYAVRAIRAGASGYLTKDTAATQLTAAIRKVASGGLFITPAVAEALARGLQSPDGGLPHKRLTDREFEIFLMLAKGESVTGIAERLSLSVKTASTHKTHILEKMKLGSIAELVRYALEHSLLDSQT; from the coding sequence ATGACCACGCGAATTCTTGTCGCCGATGACCACGCAATCGTGCGCGAGGGACTGCGCCGCATCCTCGCGGCCGACCCGACATTCGTCGTCATGGGAGAGGCGAGTGACGGCAACGAGGTGATGGCCGCGGTGCGGGCCGGCGGTTTCGAAGTGCTGCTGCTCGATCTCTCGATGCCGGGTCGCAGCGGAATAGAGTTGCTGAAGCGGGTGAAGGAGGAACGTCCTGAGTTGAGCGTGCTTGTGCTTTCGATGCACGCCGAACAGCAGTACGCGGTACGGGCGATTCGCGCCGGCGCGTCTGGATATCTTACCAAGGACACCGCGGCGACCCAGCTGACCGCCGCCATTCGCAAGGTCGCCTCCGGGGGACTGTTCATTACGCCCGCGGTCGCGGAAGCGCTGGCTCGTGGGCTGCAGTCACCAGACGGCGGGTTGCCCCACAAGCGGCTCACCGATCGCGAGTTCGAAATTTTCCTGATGCTGGCCAAGGGAGAATCCGTGACCGGTATCGCGGAGCGCCTCAGCCTGAGCGTCAAGACGGCGAGTACGCACAAGACCCATATTCTGGAAAAGATGAAGCTCGGTTCGATCGCCGAGCTGGTCCGCTACGCGCTCGAGCACAGCCTTCTGGATTCCCAGACCTAG
- the cadA gene encoding cadmium-translocating P-type ATPase: MTAEASCFHCGLPVAAGGTCVALVDGQRRIMCCPGCKAVAEAIVQGGLSSYYGSRTAYALRAEQRAAQAALRIYDRPEVQSGFARSLGGHERETTLILEGITCAACVWLNERHLAGLPGVLSAEINYATRRAHVRWDDSRIRLSAILGQVESIGYRAWPATSANAEQARRRETRAALWQLFVAGFGMMQVMMYALPAYLADEGSMSEDVRLLMRLASLLLTVPVVFFSAAPFFRGAWRDLRRRKPGMDVPVALGIGVAFGASLYATFTRGTEVYYDSITMFVFFLLCARWFEMRARQKAAANLEYLDKALPLAAHRLRDFARGMETEEISAISLRACDLVLVRAGENFPGDGNVVQGDTECDESLLTGESTPVRKRSGERISAGSFNRLSPVVVRITHVGEDTCVSGVRRLAERASTQRPRIAELTERVASRFVVGVLIFATAAAMLWLWVDASRALWVAVAVLVVSCPCALSLATPTVMTVAVGRLARRGVVIVRANAIEALAGVTHVVFDKTGTLTEGRFSLVAAMSRRGVELDRALAIAAALERDSEHPIATALAAAATSASAVVASAIRNVPGSGIEGSVDGLRHRLGSLPFVAEIAGALHSTEPDCAGATRVWLGCDDRWLACFDLMDQLRPEAESVVQRLQADGKHVLIWSGDATPAVGTVARQLGVDAYEAGLLPLDKQARMLAMQQQGAVVGMVGDGVNDAPVLAQAQLSIAMGSGALLTQAHADIVLLSGRLQGLIEAIGIAAQARRIVRQNLVWATAYNVVALSFAAAGLFTPWLAGIGMGASSLIVVLNALRVREVRREAGGGRREASG, translated from the coding sequence ATGACAGCCGAGGCTTCGTGTTTTCATTGCGGATTGCCAGTTGCCGCGGGAGGCACCTGTGTCGCGCTGGTCGATGGGCAGCGGCGGATCATGTGCTGCCCCGGTTGCAAAGCGGTGGCGGAAGCGATCGTGCAGGGCGGACTGTCCTCGTACTACGGTTCGCGCACGGCCTATGCTCTGCGCGCGGAGCAGCGGGCGGCGCAAGCCGCTTTACGGATATACGACCGGCCGGAAGTGCAGTCCGGCTTTGCGCGCTCGCTCGGCGGTCACGAGCGCGAGACGACATTGATCCTCGAAGGAATCACCTGCGCCGCCTGCGTGTGGCTCAACGAGCGCCATCTAGCAGGACTGCCCGGCGTGCTATCTGCCGAAATCAACTACGCGACGCGACGCGCGCACGTGCGCTGGGACGATTCGCGCATCCGTTTGTCCGCAATCCTCGGACAGGTCGAATCGATCGGTTATCGCGCCTGGCCGGCGACTTCAGCGAACGCCGAGCAAGCCCGACGTCGCGAAACGCGCGCGGCCTTGTGGCAACTCTTCGTTGCCGGTTTCGGCATGATGCAAGTGATGATGTACGCCTTGCCCGCCTATCTCGCGGACGAAGGCAGCATGAGCGAAGACGTCCGGCTGCTGATGCGGCTGGCCAGTCTGTTGCTGACCGTGCCGGTGGTGTTTTTCTCCGCCGCGCCGTTTTTTCGTGGCGCCTGGCGCGATCTGCGGCGGCGCAAACCGGGAATGGACGTACCCGTCGCACTCGGCATCGGCGTCGCCTTCGGCGCCAGCCTGTACGCCACGTTCACGCGCGGGACGGAAGTGTATTACGACTCCATCACCATGTTCGTCTTCTTCCTGCTGTGCGCACGCTGGTTCGAGATGCGGGCGCGGCAGAAGGCGGCCGCGAATCTCGAATACCTCGACAAGGCGCTGCCGCTCGCGGCGCATCGCCTGCGCGACTTTGCGCGCGGCATGGAGACGGAGGAAATTTCCGCGATATCGCTACGCGCCTGCGATCTGGTCCTGGTGCGCGCCGGGGAGAATTTTCCGGGGGATGGCAACGTCGTCCAGGGCGACACGGAATGCGACGAGTCGTTGCTCACCGGGGAGAGTACCCCGGTGCGCAAGCGCAGCGGCGAAAGGATCAGTGCCGGATCGTTCAACCGGCTGAGTCCGGTGGTTGTGCGCATCACTCACGTGGGCGAGGATACGTGCGTGTCGGGTGTGCGCCGGCTGGCAGAGCGCGCCAGCACGCAGCGGCCGAGGATCGCAGAACTCACCGAGCGAGTGGCGAGCCGCTTCGTGGTCGGCGTGCTGATCTTCGCCACCGCAGCCGCAATGCTTTGGCTCTGGGTCGACGCATCCCGCGCACTATGGGTCGCGGTGGCCGTGCTGGTGGTGAGTTGCCCCTGTGCGCTGTCGCTAGCCACGCCGACGGTGATGACCGTGGCGGTAGGGCGTCTTGCGCGTCGCGGTGTGGTGATCGTGCGCGCGAATGCGATCGAGGCGCTGGCCGGCGTGACGCATGTGGTATTCGACAAGACCGGCACATTGACCGAAGGCCGCTTCAGCCTTGTGGCTGCAATGTCTCGGCGTGGCGTCGAATTGGACAGGGCGCTGGCCATTGCGGCAGCGCTGGAGCGCGATTCCGAGCATCCCATCGCGACAGCGCTTGCGGCGGCCGCAACGAGTGCCAGCGCGGTGGTGGCCTCTGCGATTCGAAATGTCCCCGGCTCGGGCATCGAGGGCAGCGTCGATGGCCTGCGCCATCGCTTGGGTAGTTTGCCGTTCGTTGCCGAGATCGCCGGCGCGCTGCACTCCACCGAGCCGGACTGCGCGGGCGCCACGCGTGTGTGGCTGGGTTGCGACGATCGATGGCTTGCCTGCTTCGACCTGATGGACCAACTGCGGCCGGAGGCGGAGTCCGTCGTGCAACGGCTGCAAGCCGACGGCAAGCATGTGCTGATCTGGAGCGGAGATGCCACTCCCGCAGTCGGCACCGTGGCCCGCCAACTCGGCGTCGATGCTTACGAGGCCGGGTTGCTGCCTCTGGACAAGCAGGCGCGCATGCTGGCCATGCAGCAGCAGGGCGCGGTGGTAGGGATGGTGGGCGACGGAGTGAACGACGCGCCGGTGCTCGCGCAGGCGCAGTTGTCGATAGCGATGGGCAGCGGCGCGTTGCTTACCCAGGCGCACGCGGACATCGTGCTGCTGTCGGGACGTCTGCAAGGCCTGATCGAGGCGATTGGCATTGCCGCGCAAGCCCGGCGCATCGTACGGCAGAACCTGGTCTGGGCGACGGCCTACAACGTCGTCGCGTTGTCCTTCGCCGCCGCCGGCCTGTTCACGCCGTGGCTGGCGGGCATCGGCATGGGGGCCAGCTCACTGATCGTGGTGCTCAATGCCTTGCGCGTTCGCGAAGTGAGGCGAGAGGCGGGAGGCGGGAGGCGGGAGGCGAGCGGGTAA
- a CDS encoding universal stress protein: MYRRILIATDGSRLSGKAIEEGVALARSLGASVVGFHARAPVMLPYKPPIVLPKKTNELIEKPGIAAAKRYLAKIETIAIKAGVTFKGIDVVDPYPADSIIRVAKKEKCELIVMASRGRRGLVRLLLGSETNHVLLRSHIPVLVVR; the protein is encoded by the coding sequence ATGTATCGACGAATTCTTATCGCGACGGATGGCTCGCGACTTTCCGGCAAGGCAATCGAAGAAGGTGTCGCGCTGGCACGATCTCTCGGCGCGTCGGTGGTCGGATTCCATGCGCGTGCGCCGGTAATGCTGCCCTACAAACCGCCGATCGTGCTTCCCAAGAAAACCAATGAGCTGATCGAAAAGCCGGGCATCGCCGCCGCGAAAAGATATCTGGCGAAGATCGAGACGATCGCGATAAAGGCGGGTGTCACGTTCAAGGGCATCGATGTCGTCGATCCGTATCCTGCCGATTCGATCATCCGAGTGGCAAAAAAGGAGAAATGCGAACTGATCGTCATGGCTTCGCGCGGTCGCCGTGGCCTTGTGCGCCTGTTGCTCGGAAGTGAGACCAATCACGTACTCCTGCGCTCGCATATACCGGTGCTGGTGGTGCGCTGA
- a CDS encoding universal stress protein translates to MYRRILIATDGSRLSRKAIEEGVALARSVGASIVGFHARPPVMLPYYAEPAIVLPEKTEKLMEKQGIDAAKRYLTRIEAIAKKAGVAFKGVQIVDPSPADSIVRVAKKEKCELIVMASHGRRGISRLLLGSETNHVLTRSRMPVLVVR, encoded by the coding sequence ATGTATCGACGTATTCTCATCGCGACGGATGGCTCGCGCCTGTCCCGCAAGGCGATCGAAGAAGGTGTCGCGCTGGCACGTTCGGTCGGCGCGTCGATAGTCGGGTTCCATGCGCGTCCGCCGGTGATGCTGCCCTACTACGCCGAGCCGGCGATCGTGCTTCCCGAGAAAACCGAAAAGTTGATGGAGAAGCAGGGCATCGACGCCGCCAAGAGATATCTGACGAGGATCGAAGCGATCGCGAAAAAGGCGGGGGTCGCGTTCAAGGGCGTCCAAATCGTCGATCCGTCTCCCGCCGATTCGATCGTCAGGGTTGCGAAAAAGGAGAAATGCGAACTGATCGTCATGGCTTCGCATGGTCGCCGCGGCATTTCGCGCCTGTTGCTGGGAAGCGAAACCAATCACGTCCTCACGCGCTCGCGCATGCCGGTACTGGTGGTGCGCTGA
- the ccoS gene encoding cbb3-type cytochrome oxidase assembly protein CcoS gives MDILYLLIPLSVVLVFLIGWVFWWSLGSGQFDDLEGPAHCILQDDDDPR, from the coding sequence ATGGACATTCTCTACCTCCTGATCCCGCTCTCGGTTGTGCTGGTGTTCCTCATCGGTTGGGTATTCTGGTGGTCGCTCGGCAGTGGGCAGTTCGACGACCTCGAAGGGCCGGCCCACTGCATTTTGCAGGATGACGACGATCCACGGTAA
- a CDS encoding cation-translocating P-type ATPase, whose amino-acid sequence MHADRDGNARPGCPGKCHRGLHCVAGHASVGTPRHSGEVNAATVSPQPVATGLSETGLSEAEAARRLARHGPNELPSAKRRDVLRIALEVVREPMLLLLVAGGTIYLALGDLHEALILLVSVFVVMGITIYQERKTERALEALRDLSSPRALVVRGGEEKRIAGREVVPGDLVLLHEGDRVPADGVLVDCNEFSADESLLTGESLPVSKRTAASEVREMANPGGDAQPFVFSGALVVQGYGKARILATGGQTQIGRIGKALETLEVQDTPLQIQTARIVRIFAAIGLLLCFAVVVLYGTLRGDWLAGLLAGITLAMAVLPEEFPVVLTVFLALGAWRISQNKVLTRRMPAIETLGSATVLCVDKTGTLTENRMAVAELAVAGHHHDAARGALPANVRPVAHYAALACELSPFDPMERAIVGYAIEHDAETVRMREHWRLVKEYDLTRDLLAVTHCWQRVDGGEVVVAAKGAPEAIAKLCKADTALQAGILHQTAHIASRGRRVLGVAEARFHGGEFPARPTEFSFKFLGLIALADPVRPTVPQAIKECYDAGIRVVMITGDYPGTAQSIADEIGLKSPGGVLTGAQLERLSAAQLRIRVAEVSVFARVVPEQKLALVEVLKANGEIVAMTGDGVNDAPALKAAHIGVAMGGRGTDVAREAASLVLLEDDFKSIVETVRLGRRIYDNIRHAMSYLIAVHVPTAGMALLPLLFGWPLVFAPVHIVFLEFVIDPACSIAFEAEPAHPATMRRPPRNPQEPLLGGRLLWYSFLQGMVVLIAVAALYYLVLEHGFAEERARAMAFTALVLGNATLILSNRSQSRSIVATLRMPNRALWWIVGGALGGLAVALYLPPMQRIFKFEALALADLLLCMLAASAGIVWSEIVKLVPRREEQ is encoded by the coding sequence ATGCACGCGGATCGTGATGGGAACGCGCGGCCTGGGTGCCCTGGCAAATGTCATCGTGGGCTCCACTGCGTTGCAGGTCATGCATCGGTCGGAACTCCCCGTCACTCTGGTGAAGTGAACGCGGCGACGGTATCCCCGCAGCCTGTTGCAACCGGTCTGAGCGAAACCGGCTTGAGCGAAGCAGAGGCCGCGCGTCGCCTGGCCCGACACGGCCCCAACGAATTGCCTTCGGCGAAGCGCCGGGACGTGCTGCGCATTGCACTGGAAGTCGTGCGTGAACCGATGCTGCTGCTACTGGTTGCTGGCGGCACCATTTACCTTGCCCTCGGCGATCTTCACGAAGCGCTGATCCTGCTGGTGTCCGTGTTCGTGGTGATGGGCATCACCATCTACCAGGAACGCAAGACCGAGCGCGCTCTGGAGGCGCTGCGCGATCTGTCCAGTCCGCGCGCCCTGGTGGTGCGCGGAGGCGAGGAAAAGCGCATCGCCGGGCGCGAGGTCGTGCCCGGTGATCTGGTGCTGCTGCACGAAGGCGATCGCGTGCCGGCCGACGGCGTGTTGGTCGACTGCAATGAGTTCAGCGCCGACGAATCCCTTCTCACCGGGGAATCCTTGCCGGTCTCCAAACGGACAGCGGCTTCGGAAGTACGCGAGATGGCGAATCCGGGCGGCGATGCGCAGCCGTTCGTGTTCTCCGGCGCGCTGGTGGTCCAGGGGTACGGAAAGGCGCGCATTCTGGCGACCGGTGGGCAGACGCAGATCGGCCGCATCGGCAAGGCGCTCGAGACGCTGGAAGTTCAGGACACACCGCTGCAGATCCAGACGGCGCGCATCGTGCGGATTTTCGCCGCGATCGGGCTGCTGCTGTGTTTTGCCGTAGTGGTGCTCTATGGGACGTTGCGCGGCGACTGGCTGGCGGGATTGCTGGCCGGCATTACGCTGGCGATGGCGGTGCTGCCGGAGGAGTTCCCGGTGGTGCTTACGGTTTTCCTCGCACTAGGCGCCTGGCGCATCTCTCAGAACAAGGTTCTGACCCGGCGCATGCCGGCGATCGAGACGCTTGGCTCGGCGACCGTGCTGTGCGTGGACAAGACCGGCACGCTCACCGAAAACCGCATGGCGGTGGCGGAACTCGCGGTCGCGGGCCACCATCACGATGCCGCGCGCGGTGCTTTGCCGGCGAACGTGCGGCCGGTGGCGCATTACGCTGCGCTGGCGTGCGAGCTCAGTCCGTTTGATCCGATGGAACGGGCGATCGTTGGCTACGCGATCGAGCACGACGCCGAAACCGTGCGCATGCGCGAGCATTGGCGGCTGGTGAAGGAGTACGACCTCACGCGCGACTTGCTGGCGGTCACGCACTGCTGGCAGAGGGTGGATGGTGGCGAGGTCGTCGTCGCTGCCAAGGGGGCGCCCGAGGCAATCGCGAAGCTATGCAAGGCGGACACGGCGCTGCAGGCCGGCATACTGCACCAGACCGCGCATATCGCATCGCGTGGACGCAGGGTGCTCGGTGTGGCGGAGGCGCGTTTTCACGGCGGCGAGTTTCCCGCCCGCCCCACGGAATTCTCGTTCAAGTTTCTCGGACTCATCGCACTCGCGGACCCGGTAAGGCCGACGGTGCCGCAGGCAATCAAGGAGTGCTACGACGCCGGCATCCGCGTGGTGATGATCACCGGGGACTACCCGGGAACGGCACAGTCGATTGCCGACGAAATCGGCTTGAAGTCCCCCGGCGGGGTGCTGACCGGTGCGCAGCTCGAGCGCTTGAGTGCTGCGCAGTTGCGCATACGCGTAGCGGAAGTCAGCGTCTTCGCACGGGTGGTTCCGGAACAGAAGTTGGCACTTGTCGAGGTACTCAAAGCCAACGGGGAGATCGTCGCCATGACCGGCGACGGCGTGAACGACGCCCCGGCGCTCAAAGCGGCGCACATCGGCGTGGCCATGGGCGGACGCGGCACCGACGTAGCGCGCGAGGCCGCATCGCTGGTGCTGCTGGAAGACGACTTCAAGTCCATCGTCGAGACCGTGCGGCTCGGGCGGCGCATCTACGACAACATCCGCCATGCGATGAGCTATCTGATCGCGGTGCACGTGCCGACCGCGGGCATGGCGTTGCTGCCACTGCTTTTCGGCTGGCCGTTGGTGTTTGCTCCGGTGCACATCGTGTTTCTGGAGTTCGTGATCGATCCGGCGTGCTCGATCGCCTTCGAAGCCGAGCCTGCCCATCCGGCAACCATGCGACGTCCGCCGCGAAATCCGCAGGAACCTTTGCTGGGCGGGCGCTTGCTCTGGTATTCGTTTCTGCAGGGGATGGTCGTGCTGATTGCCGTCGCGGCGCTCTATTATCTTGTGCTGGAGCATGGATTCGCGGAAGAGCGTGCGCGGGCGATGGCGTTCACCGCGCTGGTGCTGGGCAACGCCACACTGATACTCTCCAACCGTTCGCAGAGCCGCAGCATCGTTGCGACGCTGCGGATGCCGAACCGGGCACTCTGGTGGATCGTCGGCGGCGCCCTCGGCGGGCTGGCGGTCGCGCTCTATCTCCCGCCGATGCAGAGGATCTTCAAATTCGAAGCTCTGGCCTTGGCCGACCTGTTGCTGTGCATGCTGGCCGCATCGGCCGGAATAGTGTGGTCCGAGATCGTGAAGCTGGTGCCGAGGCGGGAAGAGCAGTGA